In the Gemmatimonadota bacterium genome, ATCCTGGGGTGCTCCACCACCTCGATCAGGCCGTTTCCGTGGCGCAGCGCCATTTCCACCGAGTCGGCGATCCGCTCCCTGTCCTGAGCGCGAGCCACGAGGCGGTCCACGACCACCGAAATGTCGTGCTGCTGGTGGCGGTTCAGACGCGGCGGGCTCGTGAGATCGTAGGTCTTCCCGTCGACGCGTACTCTGACGAATCCGTCCCTCCGGGTGCGTTCGAAGAGCGCGGCGAATTCACCTTTGCGGCCGCGCACGAGCGGTGCGAGGAGCTCGATGCGGGTGCCTTCCTCGATCTGGAGCAGACGATCCACGATCTGGGTCGCCGACTGACGCTCCACGGCCTTGCCGCACTCCGGACAGTGGAGGATGCCCACCCGCGCCCAGAGCAGACGCAGATAGTCGTATATCTCGGTTACGGTGCCGACCGTCGAGCGCGGGTTGCGGCTCACGGTCTTCTGCTCGATGGAGATGGCGGGCGAGAGCCCCTCGATGGCGTCCACGTCGGGTTTCTCCATCACACCCAGAAACTGTCTGGCGTAGGCGGAGAGAGATTCCACGTAACGGCGCTGCCCCTCCGCGTAGATGGTGTCGAAGGCCAGCGAGGACTTGCCCGAGCCCGAAAGGCCGGTGATCACCACTAGGCTGTCGCGGGGGAGCGTGATGTCGACATCCTTCAGATTGTGTTCGCGGGCGCCGCGCACGACGAGTTCCTCCCGGAAGCTCCGGCCCGTTCCCGACGTCACCATCCTATCTCCTTGAAGAGAAAGACGCCGACTATCTGTTGCGGCGCTATCCCCAGCCCGCCGAGAGTGCCGATGCCTCCGAGCCCTCCGGATCCTCCCCTGAGGTAGCGATCCGCGACGAAGGTCTCCACCCAGTACTCGTCGCCGAAGCCCCAGTCGACCCTGACGCCGCCGAAGAAGCCGCCCACTCCGGTTTGCTGGGCGAGGGGACGCAGCACGAGTACGGCGAAGGCGTCCTGCCCGATGTACTGTCCGATCTCCACCTCCGTGGTGGCGAGGGGGGAAGCGAGCCCGGCGAGGGTGTAGTCGCCGGCCTGGGTTATGGAGAGATAGTCCACGCCGATCTCCTGGGCCAGAGCAGTACCCAACTGCGAGGCGGCGGCTCCGGAGATGAGCGTGGCCAAGGCTCCGGTGGTCGCCTGGGAAAGCGGGTTCTGCGAGGCAAGACCCGAAACCGGCCTGCCCAGCAGGAGGTAGCCGATCAGGTCCGCCTGATCAAGTCCGGCTTCGTCGGAAGTCAGACTCACCTCGGGAGCGGTCAGGGTTCCTTCCACCGTCGCGGTCATCTGGAGCGGCTCGCCTTCGCGCCTGCGGATGCGGCTGACGGCGGTGACATCGAGGTTCGGATTCACGCCGGGAATGCCGGTGAAACTGACCGAGCCGCCGGATACCTCGAAGGAGCGCTGCAACAGCGAGTAGTTGCCCCGCAGCGCCTCGAGCTCGCCCACAAGCACGATGTCGCCCTGCCGGCGATCATAGCTCACCGAGAGTTCGCCCCCCATTTCAACGCTCATTTCGGGGGAGCGCAGCCACAGGTCGCGGGGAACCTCGAGGTCGATCTCCGTGCGCAAGTTGGCGAGGAAGGGATTGCTGAGACCGCGGAGGAAGGGTTGCGCGGCGAGGAACGTCGTGTCGGTGCCGAAGAGGCGCGGATCGGAGAGATCGATCACGTACGCAGTTCGCTCGAACTCCTCGGTGAAGAGCGTACCGCGGTCGACGATGACCGCTCCCTGCGCGACCGGACGCAGGTACCGGCCGCCCAGGCCGATCTCGCCGGTGATCACGGCCTCCATGTCGGCCCGCGACACGGCGAGGAACTCGTCGAACATGAAGTTCACGTCGAGCGCCGGGTTGGCGACCGAGGAGAAATCGACGGTCCCTTCCGCGACAAGCTCGCCGCCTCGGGTCGCGAGCCTGAGATCGACGCTCCCGTCGCGGTTGAGACCGAGCACGCCGTCGGTGGGGGGAGGTCGGATGCCCAAGGCCGGCAGAGACCACTCGAAATCCGTGATTTCGAGCTCCCCGTCGGGGCGGAGGACGTCGAGGTTTCCACCCAGCCGGGCCGAGCCGGAAATGACGCCGCTCACCCCTTCCAGATCGCGAAGAGCGGCGAGCGCGGAGGCCGCAGGCAACGAATCGAGCTCGAAGGCCATGTCCATGAGGCCGTCAGGGGTCCTGTCCGCCACGCGGGTCAGTCCCAGGTCCACCGGCATCGGTCCCTGGGCTCTCAGCACTTCGCGCTCTCCCACCATGCCGGAGAGCTTGACCCGGGCGCTCAGCTCCTGGTACGATGCGCTTCCGGTCAGACTCGACAGCTCGAAGTCCTCGAAACGGGGTTCGACTATGATCCAGTCGGCCTCGATGCGGGGTGCGTTCGAAGGTCCAACAACGGCCGCCGTCAGCGTCACGTTCCCGGACGCCGGCCAGTCACCGAACCCGCCCAGCTCCCCGATGTGCGCGAGTTCGACCCCTTCGACGACGACGTCGAACTTGGTGATGCCCACCCGGGCCAGGGTACCGCTGGCGGTGACGAACTTCCCCGACGCTCCCCTTCTTTCGAGCCTGAGATCGTTGAAGGACAAGGCCTGCGAGCCCCACGACACCTGGGCGGGGCGGGCCAGTTCGTAGAGGACGGTGTCGGCGGCTATACCTAGCTCGGTTACCCCTATCTCCACGCCTTCGTCCTCGATAGTGAACTCGGACGCCAGGGCGAGTGCGCCGGTCGAACCCCGACGCAGGTCCACGCGGGCTTTGCCGACGCCTCTTTCGGAGACACCGCTCACGGAGGCCGTCTCCACCCGGCGGCCGTAAAGGCGCAGACCGCCGGCCTCGGCGTCGAGGGTCCAGGTGTTGTCGAACTCCGGGAGTCCGCGCACTGTGGTCCTGAGCGTCAGCGAATCGACCTCTTCCCTCCTGTAGGCCATTTCGGCAAGCCCCAGGTCGAGTTCGAGGTCGAAGTCCTCGAGCGACCCGCGCAGAGCGACTCTTCCTCGGAGCCTTCCGTCGAGCCGGACGTCGACGGCTTCGGGCAGCGCCTCCACATCGACTTCGGTGATGGCGAGAAGCGTCCTCTGGAGGGAGGTGAGCGTATCCTTGACGGGTCCGACCGGCCCGATCACGAGCTCGCGCAGACCCGCCACCGACTCCGCCCGGGCGTCGAAGCGGATCTCCCCTCTCGAAGGCGAGTTCAGTCCGATGCGCCCGGAACCGGCAATCGAGACGCCCCCCACCCGCGTGATCATCGTGGCGAGGTTCAGAAAACCTCCCTCCACCGACAACTGAGCGGCCAGAGTGTCCACGGTCAGCGGCCCGGTGCGTAAGGAGCTTGCGGATACCGAGGCGCTAAGGTATCCCGCGTTCAGATCCCGCCCGCGTCCCTCCACGTCGGCTCTCATGTTGATCGATGTGGGTTCCGGGAGTTCGGGGAAGAGACTCGAGACCGGGAGGGAATCGGCCTGGAGACCGAAGCGGTAGAAGGCGCCAGGCTCCCTGATGTCCGCGACGCCGCTCACCGCCAGTCGACCTCCGTCTATCTCCAGGTCGGCGTCGATGCCTGCGTCGCGAGCCCGCCCGGAGATCGAGACCGCTCCCGACGCGTAGGCGCTCCCCACCTCGCCCTCCAGCCCAAGAGCTCCGAGCGGAAGCGAGTCGAGCGCCGTCAAAGCCTCGATCTCGAACTCGGAGAGCTCTCCCTGGCGAATCTCTCCTCTGACCGAGATCGGGGACACGCGACCCTCCCACCCGTTCGTCAGGTCGAGATCGAAGGTGAGGCCGCTCGTCAATCCGCCGTCCAGACGCGCTTCGAGCCGGTTCCGACCCCTGAGCGGAAAATCCGCCCTGCTCCGTCCCAGCAACGTGACCTCCTCCCGCGAGAACGGCTGGACCCGCACCACGAGCTCGCGGGCCCGCAGCTCCTCTCCGTCCGTTCCTCTCTCCCCGAGGTCGATCCACCCTCGGACAGTGGCCGAGATCGTTTCCGGCGTGGGCGAGAACGTGCCGGCCGCTGGGTCGGGCTCCGTATCTTCGTCGCCGGCGGAGGTCACGGTCGGAGGACCGTCGGGGCGCGGCGGGAGCATCGGACTCGCCACCTCCTCCGGGTGTAGGGCCAGAACCCCGCTTACGGCCAGATTCCGGCCCTCTCCGTCGAGAATCGCGTCCCCCGAGAGGCGGACGTTCTCCGGCATGACGACCTTGAACCATCTCTCGACCAGGGAGGAGGGCGCGGATTCGACCGTCACCTCCACCGAGTCGTAGCGGTCGCCCTCGCGGTCGATCAGCAGTCCGCCCTCGAGCCGTGCCGTGCCGCCCCGTTCTTCGACGACGATCGGTGAGAAGTCGAGAAGGATCGCCCGGTCGGTGGCGAGCCCGATTTCGCCGTTGATGCTCGTGCCTGCCAACCGCGGCTCGATGACCGTGAAATCGTCCCCCGACGCCGCTCCGACGGTGACGAATCTCGAGGTGAAGGTCCAAGGTCGGCCAGTGTCTTGCGTGTCGGGCGGCTCCACCCTCGCCTCCTGGAACGCCAGAGTCGATTCCGCCAGGCTGAGGGAGCCCTGGGTGATCACGACCCCCTCCCCACCGGTGTAGGTAAGGTGGCCGCTCAGATCGTGAACCCGCACCCCGCCGCCGTTCAGCTCGAGGTCGGCCGAGAGCGACGCTACCGTTGCGACGAACTCCGCCCGGGAGTCCTCGGGCCAGAGCGTCACATCCTCCAGGTCGAGGTCGATCCCGGAAATGGGCAGCTCCGATACGGACCCTGAGCCGTCGGAAGCGGGGATGTTGCCGAGCAGTTGGTCGTCTCCACCGCCGACCGGGACCGCAATGTCGAGAAAACTGTCTCGGATGGAGACCTTCTCGATCCGCAACGGCGACCGTTCGGCCCGGTCGGTATCCGGAGCGAGATCGTCTTCACCCGGTGCGGTCGCGGATCCCTCGGGAGCGAAAAGCCTGTCGACGTTGGTCGCGGCCTCGGAGGGCAGACGGGCGATCTTCCCGTCGAGCCCCCAGATCGCGACCTCGTCCACGCTGAGACCGCCAACCAAAAGCGACGCCAGGGAGCTCCCGAGCGCGATGGAGTCGGCGGTGAAGATCGGCTGGCCGTCCTCGTCCATCAGACCGACTCCCTTGAGCCGCATCTGCTTGAAGATGTCTCCCTCGGCGAGCGAGTCGACAATGATCTCGCCTGCAAGCGATTCGCCGACTCGGGTGATGGCTTCCTCGAGTATAAGACGACTCGCAAGGCCGCCGCGGGCGAATACCAGCAAGGCCGACGATAGCGCCAGCAGCCCGAGCCACGGCCACGGCCGGCTCCAATGCCACCAGCGCCGCTTCCTGGCCGCGCTCCGGTCCCCATCCTCTCCCGCCGAGGTGGCGTTCGGTCCGGTCTCTGGATCGTCTCGGCGTCGGGTCACGACAACTCCACTCAGAAGGCCTGGCCGATCGAGACGTGGAGGCGCAGTCGGTCGACGGACAATCCCGGCGCTTCGCCCCAGCCCCGTTCAGCCTTGAGCCGAGCGAGGGTCGAACTCTGCACCCAGGGCACGGGCCGACCGTCGACCACGAGCCTGGACTCCGGATCTTCCCCGTCCAAGTAAGGCAGGATGAGAGGAACCACCACCGGAAGCTCCTCGCCCGCGCGAAAGTGGTAGCCTAGATCGAGTCGCAGCGGTCCGATGGGGCTCGCGTAGCGCACTCCCAGCCCGGGAGCGACCTCGACCTCGGAGAGAGACACGCCGGCCGGGTTGTTCCAGACCTGGCCCACGTCGGCGAAGAGCACGCCCTCGAACAGATTCGAGAGTCCGATCCGGGTCTCCAGGTTGGCTTCGAAAACCCAGTCGCCCCCGGTGGGCCGGGCCAGGAAGACGGAGGCGTCCGCCCTATCGGGATCGCAGGTCAGGGCGGCAAGCTCTTCGGGGTCGCATCCTCCGGGCCCCAGCAGGCCGGCGGCCTCGGGCACGTAGAGCACGCGCGGACCGAGTCCGCCCTGTTCAAATCCCCTCACCGAGCTCGCCCCACCGGAATAGAATCGCTTGGTGGGATGGAGCGACAGACCACCCTCTCGGACGCTCTTCCCGTCAGCCCCGACCCAGCCTCCCCGCAAGCGGGTGGCGAGCACGAGGCGAGACGCGGGCTGGGAATACCAGACGCCCTCGCCCAGAACGCGCTGGTAGGTGAAATCGGATCCCGTCCACGACGAGGCATACTCATAGTCGAGTCGAACGACGTATCCGGCGGTAGGATTCAGAATGCCGGTCACCAGACTGCGGTTCAACCGAACCGTTACCGGAGCCAGACGATGGCGATCAGCCAGAATGGAGATGTCGTTCGGATCGCAGACCAGCAGGCTCGCGCACAGGAGCGCATCGGCCGCGCTCAGGCTGGAGAGCTCGAGGCCGTAGGCCGCCGTCACCGTGGTCTGGGTGTTCAATGGACGGGTGACGGCTGCGGAGGCGCCGATGGCTTCGCGCACGAAGATGTCGGGCACGGAGTTCCGTTCGGCGAAGAAAGTGGCCGAAAAGGAGTTTCGGGTGGAAAAAACCCAAGGCTGACTGAATTCGAGCGAAGCCAGCCAGTTGAGAGCCGCGAATTCCTCTTCTCCACTCTGCGGACAGGCCAGGTTGTGAAGTTGGGACGCGAGCACGTTCGACACCCTCGTCCTTACGCTCAGGCGCCGACCGGCGCCCAGAAAGTTCCTCGCCGTCCACCGCGTCTCGGCATCCAGGCACTCGGCGCTGTTCAGTCCGGCTCCGTATCGGAACCGGTAGGCGTCGGACTCGGATATCCTGATCTCCAGCGGCATCACGGAATCGGCGAGAAGGATCGCGGTGGAGTCGGCGAGCAGGTCCGCCCGGCGCACGATCTCCAGACCGAAGAGCCGGGTGCGGGCGTTGCGCAGCTCCTCGCGGCTGTAAAGGTCGCCTGCGGCGATGCGGGCGGTGTATAGGATCGTCGTCCGGTCGAGGGAGGAGTTGCCGGTCACAGTGATTTCGCCGTAGCGCACCAGAGGGCCGAGCGAGACATCCAAGGTGACCTCGGCGGCGTAAGGAGCGCCCGCCGGAACAAAGGTCTGTCGAAGCACGCGGGCATGGGCGTAGCCGCGATCGGCCAGGCGAGCTTCCAGCGAATCCCTGAGAATCTGGAGATCGACGATCGAGAGCGCCTTGCCGGGAACCGGTGCGCCTCCGGCCGGAACCGCGTCGGAGAGCGAGTCCGGGAGGCCCGCAATCTCGAAGGAAGCGAGCAGGACCGGCCTGCCCTCGTCGATAGTGAAGGTCACATCGACCGAACCGTCCTCGCGTTCGACCGTGGAGAAACCGACACTCGCCTCCTGAAAACCTCGCTGATGGTACCAGGCTCGCAGCCGGGCGGCGTCCACCACGAGAGAGCGCTCGCGAAGGAGCGCCGTGTTCGTAGCGAAATCCGCGCCTGCCCAGCAGAATGGAGTGAGCAGGAAGGTGACGCACTCCGAAGACCTCGTCTGAACGATCCTCCTCAGCGAGTCGACCGGAAAGGTGAGATCGCCCGTGAACTCCACCCTGTGGATCTGCGGCGTCGGAATCTGAGCCGCCGCCCCGCCCCCGCCTGCCAGAGCGACTGCGGCCAGAAGGCCGAAGAGCAGACGCCGCGCCTTGCCCGCGAGAAAGGAACGCTTGCCCTCGCTGCGCGAGAAGCGGGTGACGGCGAGCGCAGGACCGTTCAGGTCTAGGAGGTTGACGGTATTGACGCCTTCTTCGGGAGCGCGCCAACGGGAGGAGGTAGCCGTGCCTGCATGGATCAGGAGGAAGGACCCCGACCTCGATACGACCCTGTCCGCGTGCGAGACGTGCTGGTGACCGGCCAGCACCACGTCTACCCCCATCCCGGCGATCCTTTCGATGGCGTCTTCGGCGTTGGGCAGCGGAGAGCTTGCCTTTCCATGAATACGTCGGAGGCAGTGGTGGATGACGAGGATGCGGCGCTCCCCGGGCTCAGCCCCGTCGAAAGCCGTGCGGGCGTAGTTCAGATCTTCGCTCCGCAGCCGTCCGTTCACTATGCCGCGGTGGGGTGAAGCGGTGTTCAGGCCGACGACGAGAGCCCGCCCGGGCAGATGGCATGCGCTTCTTCGCTCGCCTATGTGACGATCCCACTTTCGCCACGGCCACAGCAGCCGTTCCCAGAACCGATAGAGCGCGACGTCGTGGTTTCCGGCCACGCATATCGCAGGCGCTCCGATCTCGGTCAGAAGAGCCTCCGCGATCTCGTATTCGCGCTTTTTCGCCCTCTGGGTCAGATCGCCCGAAACGACTACGAGATCGGGCGCGAGTTCCCGTATGAGCGCGAGAAAGGCTTCGCCTGCGGTGCGCAGGAAGGGTCGGCCGATCTGGAGATCCGAAGCGTGGAGGACCCGCAGCTCCGGGAGCGGATCCGGGGGCAAGTCAGGCCGCCTTCCCGGCCTTTGCTCTCCTGAGGGCGCGCAGGCCGACAAAGGCTGTCGCGATCATGGCCAGGCTGAAGAGCTGCGCCAGAGTCAGAATGCCGAAGAAACGGTCGTCCTTGGCTCGCAGGAACTCCACGAGGAAACGCTCGGCTCCCGCCAGAGCCATCCAGATGAAGAAGAGGGATCCCGCAGGACCCCCGCCCAGACGAAGTTTCCAGAGGAACAGGAAGATCAGGGTGCTGAGGCCGACCTCGTAGAGCTGCGTGGGATGCACCGGGAGCACTTCCCCGTAGCGCTCGACCAGCGCGGGATCCACCTCGATCCCGAAAGCCTCGATGTTGGCGACGGTGGTCGCCGGGGCGCCGTTGGGAAAGGCGATGCCCAGCCAGGAATCCGTGGGCCGGCCCCAGTCGTCCCCTACCAGAAAACAGCCTATGCGACCTATTCCGTACGCGAGAGCGAGGGACGGAGCGATGGCGTCCGCCGTTGCCGGGAGCGGCAGCCGACGGCGGCGTATCTCCCAGAGCACCAATGCGGTGCCACCGATCAGCCCGCCGTACCAGACCAGACCGCCGCGACCGAAGAGCATGCCCGTCGGGTCGGCCGTCAGCCGGTCGAAATTGAGGAAAACGTAGTAGAGCTTGGCGCCGACGATTCCGCCGACCACGGCCATGAAGACGAAATCCCAGGCACGGTCCGGGTCCTGGCCGATGCGGCGCAGCTCGGTCCGGACCACGTAGCCGGCGGCAAGGAAGGCAAGGAACATGCAGACGCCGAAGGAGGTCACGGGACTGCCGCCGAGAATGGGCACCCACTGCGGAATGTCGAAGATTACCGGGTACATTTGCGCCTGAGTTGTGGTCGGTCCACCGTTGTGCCGATCAGTTCGCCGCCGCCGCGGTACCGTGCCGGAAGGTGCGACGGTCGTGTCCGGCGTTGGAGATACTGGCCAGTCCGGGGAAAGCTAGCGAGGCGGAGGCGTCCGTGTCCCACGGGCTGGCCCCGTCACGGGCGTACCGGAAGCGGGCGGTCCTGGCGATCATGGCTCCGTTGTCGAGCGAGAGCCGGGGGCTGGCGAAGTGGAGGGAGCCGTGTGGCCGGAGTCGTCGCATCAGCTCCGCCCGCAGCGCCTTGTTCGCTGCCACGCCGCCACCGACCAGCACCCGCCGGCACCCGGTCCGCGCAACCGCTCGCATCACCTTGGTGGCGAGAACGTCCACGGCCGCCGCCTGAAAGGAGGCCGCCAAGTCTGCGGAACGGGGAGTCGGATCTCCGATCTTCTCCACAAGCACCGCCACCGCCGTCTTGAGGCCGGAGAACGAGAAGTCGAAGTAGGCAGGGTCCCCGGGTTGCCCGGCACGGCCCTTCACCATAGGCCGAGGGAGCTGGAAATGGGGCTCCCCCGCAGCCGCCGCCCTTTCGATCTCGGGTCCGCCCGGATAGCCCATCCCCAGAAGCTTGGCCACCTTGTCGAAAGCCTCCCCCACCGCGTCGTCGCGGGTCTCCCCCAGGAGCGTGTACTCGCCCCAGGCGCCCGCATGGAGGAGGAGAGTGTGCCCGCCCGACACCAGGAGCCCGACGAAGGGCGGGCAGGCGTCGGGGTCTTCGAGGGATGCGGCGAATAGGTGCGCCTCCATGTGATGGCAGGCCACGAAGGGGCGACGGTACCCGAAGGCGGCGGCCTTGGTCCACGATACTCCGACCAGCAGGGAGCCGATGAGCCCGGGGCCGGCGGTCACGCTCCAGAGATCTATCTCGTTCCCCCGCACCCCGGCCTGGCGGAGGGCGGCGTCGGCCACGGCATCGATGGAACGCAGGTGAGCCCGGGCGGCGAGCTCGGGTACCACCCCGCCGTAGACCTCGTGCTCGTCCTGAGAGAGCACGACGTGGCCGAGAATCCGGTCGTCAGCGTCGATCACCGCGGCCGAAGTCTCGTCGCACGAGCTCTCCATGCCGAAGATCAGCGAGGGCAGGTCGGCCACGCCTGCGGTCACTCCGCCGGTTCCGCAGTCATCCCGTGGATGTCAGAGCCCAGAGCAGCACCGCGATCACGAGGGCGGCGATCTTGAGATGCCAATTGCGCTTCAACCCAGCCGGCGCCTCCTTTAACATCCGACCGACCTCGTCGACGCCCCCGAATTTGCCGAGATTGGTCAGCTTGGAAACCAGAGTCGTCTTACCTGTCGACAAGGTCAACCTCCCAGCAGGCGTTGAACGAGTTCGCGATTGACCTGCGAGTCCCAGTGGGTTCCGCCCGCGATCTTCTTGTATATGATTCCGTCGCGTCCGATGAGGAAGGTCTCGGGTACGCCGGTCGTCCGGTAAACCCTCTGCACCCGCCCCTCGGGGTCGTGGAGAATCGGGAAGGTGAGGCCGTGCTCATCGGCGAACAGATCGAGTTTGCCGCCCGGACGGCCTGCGGCGTCAGCCTCGCCGTAGGGCGCGTCGACGCTCACCGCGAGTATCTCGAAGCCGTCGTCGGCGAATTCCTCGTAAAGCCGTTGCATGGAAGGCATCTCTTCCAGACAGGGCGGACACCAGGTGGCCCATACGTTGACCAGAATCACCTCGCCGCGATGCTCGAACACGGAACGCCGGCCTCCTTCGAGGTCAAAAGCGGAAAAGTCCGGCGCTTCAAAGCCCACGACCACCGGTTCCGCGTTGTCCCGCAGCACCCAGGCCGCGGTGATCAGAGCGGCCAAGGCCACAACTCCCCAGAGGTAGGGCGAGCGGGTCCACCCACGCTTCACGGTGTTCGCTCCGTCGTTCGGGTCGGCACCCCCTCGCGCCGGCTCCAACCGACTGCCAGCCGCACCTCGTCTCCCTTGGCGACCGGAACGCCCTCTTCCGGTGTCTGCTCGATCACCAGCCCGCTTTGGAAGCCGAAGCGGAAGACCTCCCGCACCTCCCCCAGCACCAGGTTCAGCGAGTCGAGCAGCTCCTCCGCTTCTTCCAGATTCAAGCCGACGATTTCCGGCATCGGGAAGGGTAGCGGTCCGGAGCTGACCACCATGACCACCGTATCGGGAAGACTCAGTTCGGTTCCGACCTCGGGAACGGTCTCCACCACCTGGCCGCGTGGGAGATCGGAGGCGACGGTGTCGAACACCAGTCCGAAGCCGGTTCCGGTGACCAGCACCTCGGCCATCCGGCCCGAGAGGCCGGTCACGTCGGGCACGAACCGGGTCAGCGGACCTCGGCTCACGGTGAGGCTCACCGAATCGCCCAGGCTGGCCACCTGACCGGGGAGCGGAGATTGTCCGAATACGACCTCGTCGGGAATCTTCGGATGATTCAGGGAATCGACTTCCCTGAGGATGAGGCCGACCCCGGAGAGCATTGAGGTCGCCGCGGTGAGATCCATGCCGGCAAGACTGGGTACGGCGAAGAACCCCGTGGGCGGCGGGGCGGCCGGGTAGATCAAACGGGTGGCGACGAGGTAGCCGACCGCCAGGCTCGCGATCGCACCGAGGGCCAGCTTGCCCAGGTAGCCGAACAGACTTGGAGATGAGCCGGAGCGGGTGGATGGACGCGAGCGCCGGCCGGAGGCTGTACGGGCCCGGGATTTGGGCTTGGACGCGGCGGCCTTGGGCGTCTGGGCGGACGGTTTCCTCTTGCCGCCGGACCGTTTCTTCGGCTTGCCGGGGCGGCGGCGCGCGATCGAGTCTCCTAGCTTCACGGGCAGTTACGGCCGCCTCCGAAACCGGGCGGCGAAAGCTCCGTCCACGCCCGTCTGATCGGGTCTGACGAGCAGGTGACTTTCAGCCGCCTGCCGCGCCGCCTCATGCGCAGGAGGCTCGAGCCTGAAGTCAGGGTGCTTCGTGAGAAATGCCGCCACTTGGAGCTCGTTTTCCTCCGGTTCGAGTGTGCAGGTCGAATACACCAGTAGTCCGCCCAGGGTTACCGCACGAGCGGCAGCGGCGAGGAAATCGGCCTGGAAAGCGGCCATCCTGGCAGGTGCGTCCGGTCTCAACCGCCAGCGCAGGTCGGGGTTGCGGGCGAACGTGGCGGTGCCGGTGCATGGAGCGTCGAGCAGAACCGCAGGGGACCGGTTCAGGGGCGGACGACGGGCGTCGGCGACCGCGCAGCGGACCTCCAGCCCGAGACGACGGGCGCCTGCGGCCACGAGCTGCAGACGGGAGGGAGATCGGTCGAGCGCGACGACCCGGCCGCCGCCGGCCGCCAGAACCAGGGCCTTACCGCCTGGCGCGGCGCAGAGATCGACAATGCGCCCGTCCGCCGGCAGGTCGGCGTAACGAACCGCCGAGTGCGCCCCCGGTCCCTGGATGACGGCATCGCCCACCGCTTCGAGAGCCGCGTCGGGCGCGACTCCGGCTGGTAACGGTACACAGCCGAAGAGAGTCGGATCGGGGTGGCGCGCCTGCTCGGGTTCGGGTCGACTTCGGGGCGTCCCCGCAATTCCGTCGCGAGGCGGCACCAGCCCCGCCAACCGGTTCCCGGCCCTCTCCAGGTCGCCATCCAGCGGGACCAGGCAGGTCGGAGGCGGACGGTTGGCCACCGTCACCAGATCCCGAGCGGTCTCGGCGCCCCACCTGGCGCACCAGCGCGCCACCAACCAGCGAGGATGCGAACCGCTCGTGGAGAGGTGGCCTACCGGATCGTCCTGCCAGCTCGGGAAGAGCTCCTCCGGGTTCGGAATCCTCAGAACCGA is a window encoding:
- a CDS encoding translocation/assembly module TamB is translated as MTRRRDDPETGPNATSAGEDGDRSAARKRRWWHWSRPWPWLGLLALSSALLVFARGGLASRLILEEAITRVGESLAGEIIVDSLAEGDIFKQMRLKGVGLMDEDGQPIFTADSIALGSSLASLLVGGLSVDEVAIWGLDGKIARLPSEAATNVDRLFAPEGSATAPGEDDLAPDTDRAERSPLRIEKVSIRDSFLDIAVPVGGGDDQLLGNIPASDGSGSVSELPISGIDLDLEDVTLWPEDSRAEFVATVASLSADLELNGGGVRVHDLSGHLTYTGGEGVVITQGSLSLAESTLAFQEARVEPPDTQDTGRPWTFTSRFVTVGAASGDDFTVIEPRLAGTSINGEIGLATDRAILLDFSPIVVEERGGTARLEGGLLIDREGDRYDSVEVTVESAPSSLVERWFKVVMPENVRLSGDAILDGEGRNLAVSGVLALHPEEVASPMLPPRPDGPPTVTSAGDEDTEPDPAAGTFSPTPETISATVRGWIDLGERGTDGEELRARELVVRVQPFSREEVTLLGRSRADFPLRGRNRLEARLDGGLTSGLTFDLDLTNGWEGRVSPISVRGEIRQGELSEFEIEALTALDSLPLGALGLEGEVGSAYASGAVSISGRARDAGIDADLEIDGGRLAVSGVADIREPGAFYRFGLQADSLPVSSLFPELPEPTSINMRADVEGRGRDLNAGYLSASVSASSLRTGPLTVDTLAAQLSVEGGFLNLATMITRVGGVSIAGSGRIGLNSPSRGEIRFDARAESVAGLRELVIGPVGPVKDTLTSLQRTLLAITEVDVEALPEAVDVRLDGRLRGRVALRGSLEDFDLELDLGLAEMAYRREEVDSLTLRTTVRGLPEFDNTWTLDAEAGGLRLYGRRVETASVSGVSERGVGKARVDLRRGSTGALALASEFTIEDEGVEIGVTELGIAADTVLYELARPAQVSWGSQALSFNDLRLERRGASGKFVTASGTLARVGITKFDVVVEGVELAHIGELGGFGDWPASGNVTLTAAVVGPSNAPRIEADWIIVEPRFEDFELSSLTGSASYQELSARVKLSGMVGEREVLRAQGPMPVDLGLTRVADRTPDGLMDMAFELDSLPAASALAALRDLEGVSGVISGSARLGGNLDVLRPDGELEITDFEWSLPALGIRPPPTDGVLGLNRDGSVDLRLATRGGELVAEGTVDFSSVANPALDVNFMFDEFLAVSRADMEAVITGEIGLGGRYLRPVAQGAVIVDRGTLFTEEFERTAYVIDLSDPRLFGTDTTFLAAQPFLRGLSNPFLANLRTEIDLEVPRDLWLRSPEMSVEMGGELSVSYDRRQGDIVLVGELEALRGNYSLLQRSFEVSGGSVSFTGIPGVNPNLDVTAVSRIRRREGEPLQMTATVEGTLTAPEVSLTSDEAGLDQADLIGYLLLGRPVSGLASQNPLSQATTGALATLISGAAASQLGTALAQEIGVDYLSITQAGDYTLAGLASPLATTEVEIGQYIGQDAFAVLVLRPLAQQTGVGGFFGGVRVDWGFGDEYWVETFVADRYLRGGSGGLGGIGTLGGLGIAPQQIVGVFLFKEIGW
- a CDS encoding BamA/TamA family outer membrane protein, with translation MPPDPLPELRVLHASDLQIGRPFLRTAGEAFLALIRELAPDLVVVSGDLTQRAKKREYEIAEALLTEIGAPAICVAGNHDVALYRFWERLLWPWRKWDRHIGERRSACHLPGRALVVGLNTASPHRGIVNGRLRSEDLNYARTAFDGAEPGERRILVIHHCLRRIHGKASSPLPNAEDAIERIAGMGVDVVLAGHQHVSHADRVVSRSGSFLLIHAGTATSSRWRAPEEGVNTVNLLDLNGPALAVTRFSRSEGKRSFLAGKARRLLFGLLAAVALAGGGGAAAQIPTPQIHRVEFTGDLTFPVDSLRRIVQTRSSECVTFLLTPFCWAGADFATNTALLRERSLVVDAARLRAWYHQRGFQEASVGFSTVEREDGSVDVTFTIDEGRPVLLASFEIAGLPDSLSDAVPAGGAPVPGKALSIVDLQILRDSLEARLADRGYAHARVLRQTFVPAGAPYAAEVTLDVSLGPLVRYGEITVTGNSSLDRTTILYTARIAAGDLYSREELRNARTRLFGLEIVRRADLLADSTAILLADSVMPLEIRISESDAYRFRYGAGLNSAECLDAETRWTARNFLGAGRRLSVRTRVSNVLASQLHNLACPQSGEEEFAALNWLASLEFSQPWVFSTRNSFSATFFAERNSVPDIFVREAIGASAAVTRPLNTQTTVTAAYGLELSSLSAADALLCASLLVCDPNDISILADRHRLAPVTVRLNRSLVTGILNPTAGYVVRLDYEYASSWTGSDFTYQRVLGEGVWYSQPASRLVLATRLRGGWVGADGKSVREGGLSLHPTKRFYSGGASSVRGFEQGGLGPRVLYVPEAAGLLGPGGCDPEELAALTCDPDRADASVFLARPTGGDWVFEANLETRIGLSNLFEGVLFADVGQVWNNPAGVSLSEVEVAPGLGVRYASPIGPLRLDLGYHFRAGEELPVVVPLILPYLDGEDPESRLVVDGRPVPWVQSSTLARLKAERGWGEAPGLSVDRLRLHVSIGQAF
- a CDS encoding prolipoprotein diacylglyceryl transferase, which produces MYPVIFDIPQWVPILGGSPVTSFGVCMFLAFLAAGYVVRTELRRIGQDPDRAWDFVFMAVVGGIVGAKLYYVFLNFDRLTADPTGMLFGRGGLVWYGGLIGGTALVLWEIRRRRLPLPATADAIAPSLALAYGIGRIGCFLVGDDWGRPTDSWLGIAFPNGAPATTVANIEAFGIEVDPALVERYGEVLPVHPTQLYEVGLSTLIFLFLWKLRLGGGPAGSLFFIWMALAGAERFLVEFLRAKDDRFFGILTLAQLFSLAMIATAFVGLRALRRAKAGKAA